One window from the genome of Moorena sp. SIOASIH encodes:
- a CDS encoding type I polyketide synthase, translated as MKNLSNEIQELTPLQRSFLVIEQLQSKLDKYERSSKEPIAIIGMGCRFPGGADNPESFWTLLSKGINAISEIPSERWNIEQYYDPNPETPGKMYTRYGGFVGQLQEFDSHFFNIAPIEAISLDPQQRLLLEVSWEALEHAAIAAQQLAKTQTGVFLGICSNDYLQRLTSRDLTEIDAYLAQGNAHSTATGRLSHFLGLTGPSIAVDTACSSSLVSLHLACASLRNRECNLALAGGVNRIISPEYSINFSRARMLSPDGRCKTFDAGADGFVRGEGCGVVVLKRFSDAVADGDNILAVIRGTAINQDGHTSGLTVPNGPSQESVIRQALTNSGVKPEQVSYIEAHGTGTSLGDPIEVTALANVFGESHSSQQPLIISSVKTNIGHLEAAAGIAGLIKVVLQLQHQQIAPHLHFDQPNPYINWEQLPVLVPTHGTPWHIEEKPRLAGLSSFGFSGTNAHVIVEEAPSSVHTEHLSVTSGERPVHLFTLSTKNDLALWELVQKYQEFLEKNGTANLADICFTANTGRCHFQHRLAIIASNQQELAEKLAKARTTDHVSAVFTGIIPKSNSSPKIAFLFTGQGSQYVNMGRQLYDTEPIFRQALDQCHQILQSYLEKPLKDVIYPQQPQDLNTSEINQTAYTQPALFAIEYALFKLWQSWGINPDLVMGHSVGEYVAATLAGVFSLEDGLKLIATRGRLMQQLPCEGEMVSVMTSESKVRDFLKTYTEKVALAAINGPESVVISGETEAIEAIISNLESEGIKTKRLQVSHPFHSPLMAPMLAEFEAVAHQITYHQPEIPLISNITGLRADKTIATANYWVNHVLEPVRFAQSMETLHQQGYEIFLEIGPKPILLGMGRQCLPEEFGVWLPSLREGVDQWQQMLSSLGQLYVQGVKVDWSGFDREYARQKVVLPTYPFQRQRYWIDTTNQANSIPIASVKLHPLIDKKFQSPLSQESFFESYFSTTTLPFLSDHRVYEQVVVAGACYISLVLAAASLSFNTQGYQLEEIVIPQPLVLTEKEERTVQIALTPQGKDHAFQVISFDGATDWLTVGTSDTNKSRGAWTVHATGKITPHYDSPSRVLLEEIQGRCRQEIAPQEIYQAIWDKHIQLRESFQWINQVWLGEAEVLCQMTLPKILGDVTDYQLHPTLIDACFQSLSALTLTLTVDGEETFVPFSIEKFTFYRAWEQSQLWCHTTVRGGQLSSAQTLKADIELFDEGGQLIAQINGFEVRKANPQLLLQTLPSNISDCFYEVEWRPKARLGGFSEVVTVPESQGSSDVVSQQTLIVAQGDQTLTAATRSDSRNWLILADIEQVAQHLAHQLRAQGERCTLVYAGETYQQVTADEFRINPHQLQDYQQLLQLLTADSTTLDGVVQCWSLEVGDKNYLSGQELERLSYIGCGTTLSLVQALVKADLSQPPRLWIVTQGAQPVPPKNPVVSGVAQASVWGMGKVISLEHPELNCVRIDLDPNQSLKDKAEALWAEIWSQEPEDQVALREDTRYVPRLIPSRQAIATETQLLKMPSQPFRLTIKDRGTLENLTLEPTPRRSPAPGEVEIRVLATGLNFRDVLIALDIYPGRAVMGGDCAGEIVAVGEGVENLKIGDPVIAMAPGSFSQYVTVSAKLVAPKPDFLTFEQAAAIPVNFLTAYYALHHLAKIAPGDKILIHAAAGGTGMAAVQIAQQAGAEVFATASSPKWDALKAMGVKHIMNSRTLEFAAQIMEKTQGKGVDIVLNSLTSGEFIAKSVSVVSPQGRFVEIAKRGVWESSEMATLRSDISYSVLDLAKVSQDQPQLIKSLLEELIDKFNKGLLNLSPLKVFSIEEVVSAFRYMQQAKHIGKIIVTQSQQQTDTATEMPLNFPEDGTYLITGGLGGLGLVMARWMVERGAKHLVLVGRSSPKEFAQNQLTELKEAGANLVVEKADVSSLEQMARVVTKIEQSLPPLTGVIHCAAVLEDGVLQQQNWSNFTKVMNPKVQGAWHLHQLTQNQPLDFFILFSSIASLFGSPGQSNYAAANAFLDGLAYYRRTIGLPGLSINWGAVSKVGLAAESGADSRAIQKGINPISPSQVLEALDLLISSSAVEVGVVPIQWNQFFNQLPNGVKLPFLEGFTATTKSTTEFQQSQLISQLEVASTAERETILSSHLQSEIATVLGMGDMTIDLQQPLTTMGLDSLMALELRNRVKSKLGVDIPIVQLVEGINIAELGTEINQQLKLRNNSINKKSEMELAAPKDLSQAERNNTPQTTIESPTTISEPSNSPSDLFPCLIPIQPEGNKSPFFCLPPIAGVVFPYFDLASLLGKDRPFYGVQSLGFMENENPLTSIEEMASYYIKAIKTVQPHGPYYLGGWSLGVVIAFEMARQLEEIGEVTERLILIDLPPTSTSKLTKLYVGFKFLLTQALPQIWPYVYDYVQLQNQPNVRVFSQYGLPSIQSKNHPQTAGKVLNRINSLIRYSRPLLRVMQGNTQALFRYTPKHYTGKITLLRTSRALNSNTQDPTLGWSQFSAQEVETHFIPGHHLNLLRYPHVKVLAQTLKNLLK; from the coding sequence ATGAAAAATTTATCAAATGAAATTCAAGAATTAACTCCTCTACAACGTTCCTTTTTGGTAATTGAACAATTGCAATCTAAGCTGGACAAATATGAGCGTTCTAGCAAAGAACCAATCGCCATTATTGGGATGGGATGCCGTTTCCCTGGAGGAGCAGATAACCCCGAATCCTTCTGGACCCTGTTATCTAAAGGCATAAATGCCATTAGTGAAATTCCTTCTGAACGATGGAACATCGAGCAGTACTACGATCCTAACCCAGAAACCCCAGGGAAAATGTACACTCGTTATGGTGGCTTTGTCGGTCAACTACAAGAGTTTGACTCCCACTTCTTTAATATTGCTCCTATTGAAGCAATTTCCCTTGACCCTCAACAACGTCTACTCTTGGAAGTAAGTTGGGAAGCCCTTGAGCATGCAGCGATCGCTGCTCAACAACTCGCCAAAACTCAAACGGGGGTGTTTCTGGGCATTTGTAGTAATGACTATCTTCAACGTTTAACTAGTCGTGATCTTACAGAAATTGATGCCTATTTAGCCCAGGGTAATGCCCACAGTACCGCTACTGGTAGACTTTCTCATTTTCTCGGACTAACTGGGCCTTCAATAGCTGTGGATACAGCTTGTTCTTCTTCCTTAGTAAGCCTTCATTTAGCCTGTGCCAGTCTGCGTAACCGAGAATGCAATTTAGCTCTAGCAGGAGGGGTTAATCGGATTATTTCCCCAGAATATAGCATTAATTTTTCCAGGGCGAGGATGCTTTCTCCTGATGGACGTTGCAAGACTTTTGACGCGGGGGCAGATGGTTTTGTTCGCGGTGAGGGCTGTGGGGTAGTGGTGCTCAAGCGATTCTCCGATGCAGTGGCAGATGGGGATAATATCTTGGCCGTAATTCGAGGAACGGCGATTAATCAGGATGGCCATACTAGTGGTTTAACGGTACCGAATGGTCCTTCTCAAGAGTCAGTAATCCGTCAAGCCTTAACCAATTCAGGAGTAAAGCCAGAGCAAGTCAGCTATATAGAAGCCCATGGCACCGGGACATCTTTAGGAGATCCGATTGAGGTCACTGCTTTAGCGAATGTATTTGGAGAATCACACTCATCACAACAACCGTTGATCATCAGTTCTGTTAAGACGAATATCGGACACCTGGAAGCAGCAGCGGGCATAGCGGGGTTAATCAAAGTAGTATTGCAGTTGCAACATCAACAGATTGCCCCCCATCTCCATTTTGATCAGCCTAATCCTTATATTAATTGGGAGCAATTACCTGTATTAGTACCGACTCATGGTACTCCTTGGCACATAGAAGAGAAACCTCGTCTAGCTGGCCTTAGTTCCTTTGGTTTCAGTGGCACTAATGCCCATGTCATCGTAGAAGAAGCCCCAAGTTCAGTTCACACTGAGCATTTATCAGTTACCAGTGGCGAACGTCCTGTTCATCTATTCACCCTATCGACTAAAAATGATTTGGCTTTGTGGGAACTGGTGCAGAAGTATCAAGAATTTTTAGAGAAAAATGGCACTGCTAATCTGGCAGATATCTGTTTTACTGCTAATACAGGGCGCTGCCACTTCCAGCATCGATTAGCCATTATCGCATCTAATCAGCAGGAATTAGCTGAAAAACTGGCAAAAGCGAGAACAACAGACCATGTTTCCGCTGTATTTACCGGCATTATCCCCAAGAGTAACAGTTCACCCAAAATTGCGTTCCTGTTTACGGGTCAAGGTTCTCAGTATGTCAACATGGGCAGACAACTCTATGACACTGAGCCGATCTTCCGTCAAGCCTTAGACCAATGTCACCAAATCCTACAGTCCTATTTAGAAAAACCGCTCAAGGACGTTATTTATCCTCAACAGCCTCAAGACCTAAACACTTCAGAGATTAACCAAACTGCTTATACTCAACCGGCTTTGTTTGCCATTGAATACGCTCTGTTTAAGTTATGGCAATCCTGGGGCATCAACCCAGATCTAGTCATGGGGCATAGTGTAGGGGAATATGTAGCAGCAACCCTAGCAGGAGTATTTAGTTTAGAAGATGGTTTAAAACTCATTGCCACCCGGGGAAGGTTGATGCAACAGTTGCCCTGTGAGGGTGAGATGGTGTCGGTGATGACATCGGAGTCAAAAGTGCGTGATTTCCTTAAGACCTACACAGAGAAAGTAGCGCTTGCTGCCATCAATGGACCGGAAAGTGTCGTGATTTCCGGTGAAACAGAAGCCATTGAAGCCATCATCAGCAACTTAGAATCAGAGGGAATCAAGACCAAAAGGCTACAGGTATCCCACCCCTTCCATTCACCGTTGATGGCACCAATGTTGGCAGAATTTGAAGCAGTCGCCCATCAAATCACCTACCATCAACCTGAGATTCCACTAATATCAAATATTACAGGACTTCGAGCCGACAAGACCATTGCCACAGCCAACTATTGGGTAAATCATGTGTTAGAACCAGTCAGGTTTGCCCAAAGTATGGAGACCTTGCACCAACAAGGGTATGAAATCTTCCTAGAAATCGGACCGAAACCAATTTTATTAGGCATGGGGCGTCAATGTCTCCCAGAAGAATTCGGTGTATGGTTACCGTCCTTGCGGGAGGGAGTAGATCAATGGCAGCAGATGCTTTCAAGTTTAGGACAGTTATATGTCCAGGGAGTCAAGGTAGATTGGTCAGGGTTTGACCGAGAGTATGCTCGTCAAAAGGTAGTGCTACCGACATATCCCTTTCAACGACAACGCTATTGGATTGACACAACTAATCAGGCTAACTCAATTCCTATTGCCTCAGTCAAACTTCATCCTCTGATCGACAAAAAATTCCAATCTCCTTTATCGCAAGAGAGCTTTTTCGAGTCATACTTTAGTACCACTACCCTCCCCTTTCTATCAGACCACCGCGTTTATGAACAAGTTGTGGTAGCTGGTGCTTGCTATATTTCTCTTGTGTTAGCAGCGGCTTCTTTAAGCTTTAACACTCAGGGATATCAATTAGAAGAGATTGTCATTCCTCAACCCCTAGTCCTCACAGAAAAAGAAGAACGAACCGTTCAGATAGCCTTAACTCCCCAAGGAAAAGATCATGCCTTCCAAGTGATTAGTTTTGATGGTGCTACAGACTGGCTAACTGTTGGCACTTCAGACACAAATAAAAGTAGAGGTGCTTGGACGGTTCATGCAACCGGAAAAATTACGCCTCATTATGATAGCCCCTCACGGGTATTGTTAGAAGAGATTCAAGGGAGATGTAGGCAAGAAATAGCTCCTCAAGAAATTTACCAAGCTATTTGGGATAAACACATTCAATTAAGAGAGAGTTTTCAGTGGATTAATCAGGTATGGCTAGGAGAAGCAGAAGTTTTATGCCAAATGACATTGCCAAAAATATTAGGAGATGTCACTGACTATCAATTACATCCAACTTTGATTGATGCGTGCTTTCAATCCTTATCTGCCCTGACTCTAACACTAACAGTAGATGGGGAGGAAACCTTTGTTCCTTTTAGCATTGAGAAATTCACGTTTTACCGTGCTTGGGAACAGAGCCAGCTATGGTGTCATACTACAGTACGAGGGGGTCAACTATCTTCAGCACAAACCCTAAAAGCAGATATAGAGTTATTTGACGAGGGGGGACAACTCATTGCTCAGATAAATGGGTTTGAAGTCAGGAAAGCGAATCCTCAACTGTTATTGCAAACTCTCCCATCGAACATTTCAGATTGTTTCTACGAAGTGGAATGGCGACCCAAAGCTCGCTTGGGTGGTTTTTCTGAAGTGGTAACTGTGCCAGAGTCTCAAGGGAGTTCAGATGTTGTGTCTCAACAGACCCTTATCGTTGCCCAAGGGGATCAAACCTTAACTGCTGCCACTCGATCAGACTCCCGAAATTGGTTGATTTTAGCAGACATTGAGCAAGTAGCTCAACACTTAGCCCATCAACTGCGTGCTCAAGGAGAAAGATGTACCTTAGTCTATGCAGGAGAAACCTATCAACAAGTCACAGCCGATGAATTTAGGATTAATCCCCATCAACTTCAAGACTATCAACAACTTCTGCAACTTCTAACCGCTGACTCAACCACTTTAGATGGGGTTGTCCAGTGTTGGAGTTTGGAAGTAGGAGACAAGAATTACTTAAGTGGGCAAGAATTAGAACGATTATCCTACATCGGTTGTGGAACCACCTTATCCTTAGTACAGGCATTAGTGAAAGCCGACTTATCCCAACCCCCGAGATTATGGATAGTCACTCAAGGGGCTCAACCTGTCCCTCCCAAGAATCCAGTGGTTTCCGGTGTGGCTCAAGCTTCGGTGTGGGGCATGGGAAAAGTAATCAGTTTGGAACACCCGGAACTTAATTGTGTTCGCATCGATTTAGACCCAAATCAAAGCCTAAAAGATAAAGCTGAAGCACTATGGGCAGAAATTTGGTCACAAGAGCCAGAAGATCAAGTTGCTCTCAGAGAAGACACTCGTTATGTCCCAAGATTAATACCTAGTCGTCAGGCAATAGCAACAGAAACACAACTGTTGAAAATGCCATCCCAGCCATTCCGACTGACAATTAAAGACAGAGGGACACTGGAAAATTTAACTCTAGAACCAACACCAAGACGTTCACCGGCACCAGGAGAAGTAGAGATTAGAGTTCTCGCCACAGGACTTAATTTTAGGGATGTTCTCATCGCCTTGGATATTTATCCAGGAAGGGCAGTCATGGGAGGGGATTGTGCCGGTGAAATTGTAGCAGTAGGAGAAGGAGTAGAAAACTTGAAAATTGGCGATCCAGTAATAGCTATGGCTCCAGGAAGTTTCAGCCAATATGTAACTGTCAGTGCTAAACTGGTCGCTCCCAAACCAGATTTTCTCACCTTTGAGCAAGCTGCCGCCATTCCAGTTAATTTCTTAACTGCCTATTACGCACTGCACCATCTAGCCAAAATCGCACCAGGAGACAAAATTTTAATCCATGCTGCCGCAGGAGGGACGGGAATGGCGGCAGTACAAATTGCACAGCAAGCTGGGGCTGAAGTTTTTGCTACTGCTAGTTCTCCGAAGTGGGACGCTTTAAAAGCTATGGGAGTTAAACATATTATGAATTCCCGTACCTTAGAGTTTGCTGCCCAGATCATGGAGAAAACACAGGGAAAGGGGGTAGATATTGTCCTTAACTCTCTGACCTCTGGAGAATTTATTGCCAAAAGTGTATCAGTTGTAAGTCCTCAAGGTCGTTTTGTAGAAATTGCCAAGCGGGGAGTTTGGGAGTCAAGTGAGATGGCAACTCTCAGATCAGATATCTCTTATTCAGTGCTTGATTTAGCTAAAGTATCTCAAGACCAACCTCAATTAATCAAGTCTCTGTTAGAGGAACTTATTGACAAGTTCAACAAGGGCTTGTTGAACTTATCTCCGTTAAAAGTCTTCTCTATCGAGGAAGTAGTTAGCGCCTTTCGCTATATGCAGCAAGCCAAACATATTGGCAAAATTATCGTTACTCAAAGCCAACAACAAACCGATACGGCCACCGAAATGCCGTTGAACTTCCCTGAAGACGGAACTTACTTGATTACTGGTGGTTTAGGAGGATTAGGATTAGTGATGGCTCGTTGGATGGTAGAGCGAGGAGCCAAGCATTTAGTCTTAGTAGGACGCAGTAGCCCCAAAGAATTTGCCCAGAATCAATTAACAGAGCTAAAAGAAGCGGGAGCAAATCTAGTAGTCGAGAAAGCCGATGTATCTTCCCTTGAACAAATGGCTAGAGTGGTCACTAAAATTGAGCAATCTTTACCGCCTCTCACCGGAGTGATTCATTGTGCTGCTGTATTAGAAGATGGAGTCTTGCAACAGCAAAACTGGTCTAACTTTACTAAGGTAATGAACCCGAAAGTACAGGGAGCATGGCATCTACATCAGTTGACCCAAAATCAGCCCTTAGATTTCTTTATCTTATTTTCTTCTATCGCTTCTTTATTTGGTTCCCCTGGTCAAAGTAACTATGCTGCGGCTAATGCTTTTCTTGATGGTTTAGCCTATTACCGTCGCACGATAGGATTACCTGGATTGAGTATAAATTGGGGAGCTGTCTCTAAGGTGGGGCTAGCTGCTGAAAGTGGGGCAGATAGTAGAGCAATACAAAAAGGAATTAATCCGATTTCTCCTTCTCAAGTGTTAGAAGCATTGGATTTATTAATAAGTAGTTCAGCGGTAGAAGTTGGGGTAGTTCCAATTCAGTGGAATCAATTTTTTAACCAACTACCTAATGGAGTCAAACTACCCTTTTTAGAGGGGTTTACTGCTACCACAAAATCTACAACAGAATTTCAACAATCTCAACTTATATCTCAACTAGAAGTGGCTTCAACAGCTGAACGGGAAACTATCTTATCAAGTCACCTTCAATCTGAAATTGCTACGGTGTTAGGAATGGGAGACATGACCATTGACCTACAGCAGCCTTTAACTACGATGGGACTGGATTCCTTGATGGCTTTAGAATTGCGTAATCGAGTTAAAAGTAAGTTGGGTGTAGATATTCCTATTGTGCAGTTGGTAGAGGGAATTAATATTGCTGAGTTAGGAACAGAAATTAATCAGCAACTAAAATTAAGGAATAATTCAATCAATAAAAAATCAGAAATGGAATTAGCTGCTCCGAAAGACCTTTCCCAAGCAGAGCGTAACAATACCCCTCAGACTACGATTGAATCACCAACAACAATTTCTGAGCCTAGTAATTCTCCATCTGACTTATTCCCCTGTCTCATTCCTATACAACCAGAAGGTAATAAATCTCCTTTCTTCTGCCTTCCTCCCATAGCAGGAGTTGTTTTTCCCTATTTTGACTTAGCAAGTCTTCTAGGAAAAGACCGACCGTTTTACGGAGTTCAATCCCTTGGGTTTATGGAAAATGAAAACCCCCTAACCAGTATTGAGGAAATGGCGTCTTACTATATCAAAGCGATAAAAACAGTTCAACCTCATGGTCCTTATTACTTAGGGGGCTGGTCTTTGGGAGTTGTAATTGCTTTTGAAATGGCCAGACAGTTAGAAGAAATTGGGGAAGTTACTGAGCGTCTTATTTTGATTGATTTGCCACCTACTTCAACGAGTAAACTAACTAAGTTGTATGTTGGTTTTAAGTTTTTGCTCACACAAGCCTTGCCTCAAATTTGGCCCTATGTATATGATTATGTGCAACTCCAAAACCAACCTAACGTCAGGGTATTTTCTCAATATGGTTTACCATCTATACAGTCAAAAAATCACCCCCAAACCGCTGGCAAAGTATTAAACAGAATTAACTCTCTTATTCGTTATAGTCGTCCATTGCTTCGAGTTATGCAAGGGAATACCCAGGCGCTATTTCGTTATACTCCTAAGCACTATACTGGTAAAATTACTTTATTACGAACGAGCAGAGCTTTGAATTCAAATACTCAAGACCCCACCTTGGGTTGGAGTCAGTTTTCGGCTCAGGAAGTAGAAACTCATTTTATTCCAGGTCATCACCTTAATCTACTCCGATACCCTCATGTTAAAGTGTTAGCTCAAACCCTAAAGAATTTGCTTAAGTAA